The genome window ATGACAACACAACAAAAGATCATCAAAAACAAGTTAGGCGTACTTGAATTAGCGCAACATTTAGGAAATGTATCCAAAGCTTGTAAAGTAATGGGCTATTCCCGAGACAGTTTTTATCGATTCAAAGAATTATATGAGCAAGGAGGTGAATTAGCATTACAGGAAATCTCCAGAAGAAAGCCAGTATTAAAGAATCGTGTAGATGAAGTTATTGAAAAGGCTGTTGTTGATATAGCCATTGAAAACCCTGCTTTGGGGCAGCTTAGAGTAAGTAATGAACTTAAAAAGAAAGGTTTCATTGTATCACCAGGCGGAGTCAGAAGTATTTGGTTAAGACATGATCTGCATACGTTTAAACTAAGATTAAAAGCCCTGGAAGCCAAATCCGCTCAAGATGGTATAGTCCTTACTGAATCTCAACTTTCAGCATTAGAAAGAGCTAAGGAAGAGAAAAAAGCTCATGGAGAAATTGAAACTCATCATCCTGGATATTTAGGAGCTCAAGACACTTATTACGTAGGCAATATCAAAGGAGTTGGACATATTTATCAGCAAACTTTTATTGACACATATTCTAAAGTAGTATTTGCAAAGCTATATGACCGTAAAAACGCTCTTATTGCCGCTGACATGCTTAATGATCTGGTAGTTCCTTTCTTTGAGCAGCAGGAACTTCGTTTACTCAGAATTTTAACAGACAGAGGAACGGAATACTGTGGAATAAGAGAACAGCATGAATACCAGCTTTATTTAGCCATTGAAGATATTGATCATACGAAGACCAAGGCCAAAAGTCCTCAGACCAACGGAATTTGTGAACGTTTTCACAGGACGATACAGGACGAGTTTTATGCCATAGCTTTCAGAAAGAAAATTTACAGAAGCATTGAAGAACTGCAATTAGACCTAAACAGTTGGTTGTCCTATTACAACAATGAAAGAACGCATACAGGAAAACATTGTTACGGTAAAACGCCGATGCAGACGTTTTTGGATAGTAAATCTATTGCAAAAGAGAAATTATTGGAAACTCTTGCAGAGGAACAAAAAATCCTTACTTTTGGAAGTAAGGACAATATTGGATAACTGACAATTATTTTTAACCCCTAACTGTCAGATAAAGTCGTGGCTATTACATTTTAACCCATCATTATATCCCATATTATATCCTTCTATCGGGCTGCGATGTCTGACAGCACTAGCTTGACTTTGGTCTAATTCATTTAATCTGGGATTATTTGGCAATCCTGCTTTAGCATCATTAAAGCCTTGATCATATGCACATCCTGCACATTTCCACCTTTCTGGTTCTCCAAAAAATTCTTCGCTAAATTTTAAATTTTTAAACTTAGGATCTTTTCGATGAGATTTTTTACACCAAGCCATAAAATGTTTTTATAAAAGTAGTAAAAAAATAGAAATTTAAAAGAATAAATTTTCTCATTGCGCATAAATCGGCTACGCCTACTCATGTATGTTGAGGAGAATTATAAATTCTCTCAACATACATTCGGAGAAATTTGTGTTTTTAGACAGTTCAAAAGGCAGTCTATTTTTATATTTGTATGAAAGAGGGGAATAATATATTTCTTTACAAACCCTCAAATTAAAAATTATTCAATATTCATAAGGGTTTTAGCGTTGAGTTTATAAAATATGGGATAATGTAAGAAATGCTAATAAATTAGAAATATGAACATACCAGGTTTACAATATATTCTTAAAGCAGTTATCGGTATTGTATGCTTTTCTTTTTTAAGCATGAATATTCTATTTGTAGCAGCACCTGTTCTCAAATTTTTTGTTCCCGAGAACAGTTTATATTCCCCTTTCAGGATGTTTACAGATATTCCTTTATGGATTTGCTTTATATCTTCCGTATTCGGTCTTTCGTTTTGGCATATTACTTATAAAATGGGAAACTTCCAAAATTTTATTACCGGACTTATCTATGTGGGAATGATGACTGCTTTATTTTCCTTTATCGCAGGATTCATTGCA of Chryseobacterium mulctrae contains these proteins:
- a CDS encoding IS481 family transposase, with the translated sequence MTTQQKIIKNKLGVLELAQHLGNVSKACKVMGYSRDSFYRFKELYEQGGELALQEISRRKPVLKNRVDEVIEKAVVDIAIENPALGQLRVSNELKKKGFIVSPGGVRSIWLRHDLHTFKLRLKALEAKSAQDGIVLTESQLSALERAKEEKKAHGEIETHHPGYLGAQDTYYVGNIKGVGHIYQQTFIDTYSKVVFAKLYDRKNALIAADMLNDLVVPFFEQQELRLLRILTDRGTEYCGIREQHEYQLYLAIEDIDHTKTKAKSPQTNGICERFHRTIQDEFYAIAFRKKIYRSIEELQLDLNSWLSYYNNERTHTGKHCYGKTPMQTFLDSKSIAKEKLLETLAEEQKILTFGSKDNIG